One Aquisediminimonas profunda genomic region harbors:
- a CDS encoding DoxX family protein — MTNTKQTARICLRILLGIVYLIAGVAHIRAPGGFLKITPDWVPFPSKVIFLTGLAEIAGSLALVFVPRLRVAAGIGLAAYAVCVFPANINHAINDIAIGGKHLSWWYHGPRLAFQPVFVWWALWASGTIEWPFTTRKTA; from the coding sequence ATGACAAACACGAAACAGACGGCAAGAATCTGCCTCCGCATTTTGTTGGGCATCGTTTACCTGATTGCAGGCGTTGCCCACATCCGTGCTCCGGGCGGATTCTTGAAGATCACGCCTGACTGGGTGCCCTTTCCAAGCAAAGTGATCTTCCTGACAGGCCTCGCAGAAATTGCAGGATCCCTGGCCCTGGTCTTTGTGCCAAGGTTGAGGGTCGCGGCGGGCATAGGGCTAGCAGCTTACGCCGTTTGTGTCTTCCCAGCCAATATCAACCATGCGATCAATGATATTGCAATTGGCGGGAAGCATCTGAGTTGGTGGTATCATGGGCCAAGACTGGCGTTCCAGCCTGTCTTTGTGTGGTGGGCTCTTTGGGCAAGTGGAACTATAGAATGGCCATTCACAACCCGGAAAACTGCATAA
- the rpsK gene encoding 30S ribosomal protein S11, producing MAREPQRIRRRERKNITAGVAHVNASFNNTMITITDAQGNAIAWSSAGMMGFKGSRKSTPYAAQVAAEDAGKKAAEHGVRTLEVEVKGPGSGRESALRALQAVGFQITSIRDVTSIPHNGVRPSKRRRV from the coding sequence ATGGCACGCGAACCACAGCGCATCAGGCGCCGCGAGCGTAAAAACATCACGGCCGGCGTTGCTCATGTCAACGCCAGCTTCAATAACACGATGATCACGATCACAGACGCGCAAGGCAATGCGATTGCATGGTCTTCGGCGGGCATGATGGGCTTCAAGGGCAGTCGCAAGTCGACGCCTTATGCAGCGCAGGTTGCGGCAGAAGATGCCGGCAAGAAGGCTGCCGAACATGGCGTTCGTACGCTTGAAGTCGAGGTCAAGGGTCCGGGTTCGGGCCGCGAAAGTGCACTCCGTGCGCTTCAGGCAGTCGGCTTTCAGATCACTTCGATCCGCGACGTGACTTCGATCCCGCACAATGGCGTGCGTCCGTCGAAACGGCGCCGCGTTTAA
- the rpsM gene encoding 30S ribosomal protein S13, whose protein sequence is MARIAGVNIPTNKRVEIALTYIHGIGPAKAKELTTKLGITSERRVQDLSDQEVLHLREAIDADYTVEGDLRRQTAMNIKRLMDLACYRGLRHRKGLPVRGQRTHTNARTRKGKAKPIAGKKK, encoded by the coding sequence ATGGCACGTATCGCCGGGGTGAACATCCCCACAAACAAGCGCGTTGAAATTGCGCTGACATATATTCATGGCATTGGACCCGCCAAGGCCAAGGAACTGACAACCAAGCTGGGCATCACGTCTGAACGGCGCGTGCAGGACCTTTCCGATCAGGAAGTCCTTCACCTGCGCGAAGCGATTGATGCGGATTATACTGTTGAAGGTGATCTTCGTCGCCAGACTGCGATGAACATCAAGCGCCTGATGGATTTGGCCTGTTATCGCGGCCTGCGTCACAGGAAGGGCCTTCCGGTTCGTGGCCAGCGTACGCATACCAATGCACGGACCCGCAAGGGCAAGGCCAAGCCGATCGCAGGCAAGAAGAAGTAA
- a CDS encoding TonB-dependent receptor: MHRKLLGYCSLVALTVGLASPAAAQQAADNEARDTIIVTATRQNVDKQKLGVSLTAITQEQLEILAPRTLQDIQGTAPNVFIGIGTAAPGQSAIFIRGQGYADVEKTQSPPVGVIQDGVFFGNNTGQLLDMFNVCSVEVDRGPQGIFYGKNTTAGLINVTRCAPTRELGASLEAGYGSFNEAYVRGVINAPLGDKGGIAGSAQYHRTDGYYKNVYTKTNAAGSDYFAANLKINYDLADWLNADFSYDHIHETGGGTPVQFGNVLTANILSGGNPGAIWPKYNPVTGSPDGLGPREVENRLGGDRDRLNTNIGSLILKAKTPLGELVSQTAYMDEADTVWQDFDGTCVTGPGCTSVTNPLLAATGGYLQTLRDQTYKQFTEEVRLQGKAFEQFDYLIGAYYYNHKITLHQNTNAAIDQFSGEKAHSWSFFGNLDWNPTDTIKISGGLRNISETKNFNTTYILLGTIPLIPKITDRQSWHKLITRFNIQWQATPTTLLYATRSEGFRSGGFSIRGTLSEQAASQTNCGVVGGCPGNNFLSYQPETNTTYEVGIKNRFFDNAVTFNASAFINDISNFQQSQVVVTPNYGPGTNTYVVNYPKVRIKGLEFELDLNLGRMTESLKGLSLSASLGIQDANVRDGKINGQQAAIGAGAQAGPPGSFANFTGIGLQRVPSNNYTIRGTYARDIGTDTKLTVTAGYSWIDSFSLGTFGLAEDIQPSYGLLDASATLNWKNYFLRVSGKNLTDKNYRTQSLPTVFFQGWAPPATYLVTVGVKL, encoded by the coding sequence ATGCACAGGAAACTGCTCGGATATTGTTCACTTGTCGCCCTGACCGTTGGCTTGGCATCGCCTGCCGCGGCGCAACAAGCTGCTGACAACGAAGCACGGGACACGATCATTGTTACGGCGACACGCCAAAACGTTGACAAGCAGAAGCTCGGTGTCTCGCTTACGGCAATAACGCAGGAACAGCTGGAAATCCTTGCTCCACGCACGCTTCAGGACATTCAAGGCACTGCACCAAACGTTTTCATCGGTATCGGCACGGCCGCACCGGGCCAAAGCGCCATTTTCATCCGCGGCCAAGGCTATGCCGATGTCGAAAAGACCCAGAGCCCGCCGGTGGGTGTCATTCAGGACGGCGTGTTCTTTGGCAACAATACAGGCCAGCTCCTCGATATGTTCAACGTATGTTCGGTGGAGGTTGATCGAGGTCCACAGGGCATCTTCTATGGCAAGAATACGACCGCAGGCCTGATCAATGTCACCCGTTGCGCCCCGACGCGTGAGCTGGGCGCTTCGCTCGAAGCAGGCTATGGATCGTTCAATGAAGCCTATGTACGCGGTGTTATCAATGCCCCGCTCGGCGACAAGGGCGGCATTGCCGGATCGGCGCAATATCACCGGACGGATGGCTATTATAAGAACGTTTACACCAAGACCAATGCCGCTGGCAGCGACTATTTTGCAGCCAATCTCAAGATCAATTACGATCTTGCTGACTGGCTCAATGCCGATTTCAGTTACGACCATATCCACGAAACCGGCGGCGGCACACCGGTTCAGTTTGGCAACGTGCTCACTGCAAACATCCTCAGCGGCGGCAATCCCGGCGCGATCTGGCCAAAATACAATCCGGTAACCGGTAGCCCCGACGGATTAGGACCACGGGAAGTGGAGAACCGCCTCGGTGGCGACCGGGACCGTCTTAATACCAACATCGGCAGCCTTATTCTCAAGGCCAAGACGCCACTGGGAGAATTGGTTTCGCAAACTGCTTATATGGATGAGGCCGATACCGTCTGGCAGGATTTTGACGGCACCTGTGTGACCGGACCGGGCTGCACAAGCGTTACCAACCCGCTCCTTGCAGCCACCGGCGGGTATCTGCAGACGCTGCGCGATCAAACTTACAAGCAGTTTACGGAGGAGGTACGCCTGCAGGGCAAAGCGTTTGAGCAATTCGACTATCTGATTGGCGCCTACTACTACAACCACAAGATCACGCTTCACCAGAACACCAATGCTGCGATCGACCAATTCTCCGGTGAAAAGGCTCACAGCTGGTCATTCTTTGGCAACCTCGACTGGAATCCGACTGACACGATCAAGATTTCGGGCGGTCTACGCAATATTTCCGAGACCAAGAATTTCAACACCACCTACATTCTGCTTGGCACAATCCCGCTTATCCCGAAGATCACCGACCGGCAGAGCTGGCACAAGCTGATTACCAGATTCAACATCCAGTGGCAGGCGACGCCCACGACACTCCTATATGCTACAAGGTCAGAAGGCTTCCGGTCGGGCGGCTTTTCGATACGAGGCACATTGTCGGAGCAAGCGGCAAGCCAGACAAACTGCGGGGTCGTTGGCGGCTGCCCTGGGAACAATTTTCTGTCTTACCAACCTGAAACCAACACGACCTATGAAGTTGGTATCAAAAACCGCTTCTTCGACAATGCAGTGACCTTCAACGCCTCTGCATTCATCAATGATATCAGTAACTTCCAGCAGTCACAGGTTGTCGTGACGCCGAATTATGGGCCGGGCACAAACACATATGTGGTCAATTATCCCAAGGTACGCATCAAGGGACTTGAGTTCGAGCTTGATCTTAACCTCGGGAGGATGACGGAAAGCCTTAAAGGCCTGTCACTCTCTGCAAGTCTGGGTATCCAGGACGCAAATGTTCGGGACGGCAAGATCAACGGCCAACAGGCTGCCATTGGTGCAGGCGCGCAGGCCGGTCCTCCGGGCAGCTTTGCCAATTTCACCGGAATCGGCCTGCAACGCGTGCCGAGCAACAATTATACGATCCGGGGTACCTATGCCCGTGATATCGGCACTGATACCAAACTTACCGTCACTGCAGGCTATTCGTGGATCGACAGCTTTTCGCTCGGCACCTTTGGGCTCGCCGAGGATATCCAGCCATCCTATGGCCTGCTGGACGCATCTGCGACGCTCAACTGGAAGAATTATTTCCTTCGTGTCAGCGGCAAGAACCTGACCGACAAGAACTACCGGACCCAGTCGTTGCCAACGGTATTCTTTCAGGGCTGGGCACCGCCTGCGACATATCTGGTGACTGTCGGCGTCAAATTGTAA
- a CDS encoding peroxiredoxin, whose translation MRAIPLIIALLAAAPATAALAPGAKAPNFTTQGALAGKPFNVTLANLLKKGPVVLYFFPAAFTPGCTAEAHEFAEKTALFKQAGATVLGIAADKIEDLQRFSVEECRNKFAVAVGTPAIIKGYDVVLPQLNTRSSRTSYVIAPNGQIIYAYSDMDYRNHVANTLKAVQSWKESRKR comes from the coding sequence ATGCGCGCCATTCCTCTCATCATTGCCCTTTTGGCTGCTGCTCCGGCAACTGCGGCCCTTGCTCCCGGAGCAAAGGCGCCAAACTTTACCACGCAAGGCGCACTCGCGGGGAAGCCCTTTAACGTCACGCTCGCCAATCTACTGAAGAAGGGCCCTGTCGTCCTGTATTTCTTTCCCGCAGCCTTCACGCCAGGCTGCACAGCCGAGGCCCATGAGTTTGCGGAGAAGACGGCATTGTTCAAACAGGCAGGCGCAACAGTCCTCGGGATTGCCGCAGACAAGATCGAAGACCTTCAGCGCTTTTCAGTGGAGGAATGCCGCAACAAGTTCGCAGTGGCAGTTGGCACGCCCGCAATCATAAAGGGATACGACGTGGTGTTGCCGCAGCTCAACACAAGATCAAGCCGCACATCATATGTCATCGCGCCGAATGGCCAGATTATCTATGCCTATTCGGACATGGACTATCGCAATCACGTCGCGAACACGTTGAAGGCCGTCCAAAGCTGGAAGGAAAGCCGGAAACGCTGA
- a CDS encoding PHA/PHB synthase family protein — protein MTDSPQSPPETEAAIQGMAEAGTQIVNFWRQGIDSWAPLLAPLAAAGRDKVHPRDKRFAGSEWEHPVFDLMRQGYSVMSDYMLGAVENLDNVPPEQRARIAFAVRTIVEAMSPANSPLTNPVALNRAVETKGQSLMSGLQHLVEDLKRGQLTHTDPQAFRLGENIAVTPGKVIHQTPLYQLIQYAPQTETVLKTPLVIFPPWINRFYILDLTAEKSFIKWCVDQGITVFVASWKSADASMSEVVWDDYIAAQIDAIDTIRGLLDVDQVHTIGYCVAGTTLAATLAILAARGEANKVKSATFFTAQVDFSRAGDLLNFIDDAQLKLIESLETNGYLDGRYLALSFNLLRGKDLIWSTVVNNYLLGQDYPAFDLLHWNGDVTNLPAKWHRAYLCDLYRDNKLVQPGALSALGVPIDLTKVETPSFIQAGREDHIAPVESVWKIRDHFRGPMEFLLAGSGHIAGVVNPPAQMKYQYWTNANPVSSLEEFVAGATETKGSWWPYWHEWLERFDADRVPAEGPRIPGGGNLRAIEDAPGTYVKTR, from the coding sequence ATGACCGATTCGCCCCAATCGCCGCCCGAAACCGAAGCTGCCATTCAGGGGATGGCTGAAGCAGGGACCCAAATAGTCAATTTCTGGAGGCAGGGTATCGATTCATGGGCGCCTCTTCTCGCCCCGCTTGCAGCCGCAGGTCGCGACAAGGTCCATCCTCGCGACAAGAGATTTGCAGGCAGCGAGTGGGAACATCCCGTCTTTGACTTGATGCGGCAAGGCTATTCGGTGATGTCCGACTATATGCTGGGCGCAGTCGAAAACCTCGATAATGTGCCGCCGGAACAGCGCGCGCGGATAGCCTTTGCTGTTCGGACAATTGTCGAGGCGATGAGCCCCGCAAACTCCCCTTTGACCAACCCTGTTGCTCTTAACCGCGCGGTCGAAACCAAAGGGCAAAGCCTGATGTCAGGCCTTCAGCATCTCGTCGAGGACTTGAAGCGCGGCCAATTGACGCACACCGACCCGCAAGCATTCCGGCTGGGTGAAAACATCGCCGTCACGCCAGGCAAGGTTATTCATCAGACACCACTCTATCAATTAATCCAATATGCTCCGCAAACGGAGACTGTGTTGAAGACGCCGCTGGTGATTTTCCCTCCGTGGATCAACCGGTTTTACATTCTCGACCTGACCGCGGAAAAGAGCTTTATCAAATGGTGCGTGGATCAGGGCATCACTGTGTTTGTAGCCTCATGGAAGTCTGCGGATGCAAGCATGTCCGAAGTGGTGTGGGACGATTATATCGCCGCACAGATTGATGCGATCGATACTATCCGCGGATTGCTTGATGTCGATCAAGTTCACACTATCGGATATTGTGTTGCCGGAACCACGCTTGCTGCAACTTTGGCCATCCTCGCAGCGCGTGGAGAAGCGAACAAGGTAAAGTCAGCAACGTTCTTCACCGCCCAGGTCGATTTTTCTCGCGCAGGAGATTTGCTGAATTTCATTGATGACGCGCAGCTCAAACTCATCGAAAGCTTGGAAACCAATGGTTATCTCGATGGCCGTTACCTCGCGCTCAGCTTCAACCTGTTGCGCGGCAAGGATCTGATCTGGAGCACGGTGGTCAATAACTACCTGCTCGGCCAAGATTATCCGGCGTTCGATCTCCTTCACTGGAATGGGGATGTGACGAACTTGCCGGCAAAATGGCACCGGGCCTATCTTTGCGATCTCTATCGCGACAACAAGCTCGTGCAGCCAGGCGCTCTCAGCGCACTTGGGGTGCCAATCGACCTTACCAAGGTCGAAACGCCCAGTTTCATTCAGGCAGGTCGCGAGGATCACATTGCCCCGGTCGAGAGTGTTTGGAAAATCCGGGATCACTTCAGAGGGCCAATGGAATTCCTGCTGGCGGGAAGTGGCCATATCGCAGGAGTCGTCAATCCGCCGGCGCAGATGAAGTATCAATACTGGACGAACGCGAACCCGGTATCCTCGCTTGAGGAGTTCGTTGCTGGCGCGACCGAGACGAAGGGCAGTTGGTGGCCTTACTGGCACGAATGGCTGGAACGTTTTGATGCAGACAGGGTGCCTGCGGAAGGGCCACGGATTCCCGGCGGTGGAAATCTAAGGGCGATCGAAGACGCGCCGGGAACCTATGTGAAAACGCGCTAA
- a CDS encoding globin — MAIHNPENCIKSNEVAATMEKTLFAIAAADQDIVPLLFKRFLETYPDQRSTFTNLEAAQGRMTNETIEALIGLATNAYWVPVTITNFVDLHRNYGNIPLELYIAFVDMLVVTLAEAAGSAWTLEQELAWQSQAKRLNTMIAQAYEGKTPAMSD; from the coding sequence ATGGCCATTCACAACCCGGAAAACTGCATAAAGAGTAATGAAGTTGCTGCCACGATGGAGAAGACACTCTTTGCTATTGCCGCTGCAGATCAGGATATCGTTCCCCTGCTGTTCAAACGTTTTCTTGAGACATATCCGGACCAGCGCTCAACGTTCACGAACCTTGAAGCCGCTCAAGGGCGGATGACAAACGAAACAATCGAGGCCCTGATTGGGCTTGCCACAAACGCATACTGGGTTCCGGTAACAATCACGAATTTTGTCGATCTTCACCGTAACTATGGGAACATTCCGCTCGAACTCTACATAGCCTTTGTGGATATGCTTGTTGTCACGCTGGCTGAAGCAGCCGGGTCAGCCTGGACACTCGAGCAAGAACTGGCTTGGCAGTCGCAGGCAAAGCGGTTGAACACGATGATTGCGCAGGCCTATGAAGGCAAGACCCCGGCAATGAGCGATTGA
- a CDS encoding flavin-containing monooxygenase, with translation MESLDVLIVGAGISGIGGAVHLSKNCPDRSYAILEGRDSIGGTWDLFRYPGIRSDSDMHTLGFSFKPWTHEKSIADAPAILDYLRETAREYGIEKLIRYNHRVTRIEWDSAVARWTVTVRKDGKDTVQMQCRFLYMCTGYYSYTDPYQPEFSGRDTFKGPVFHPQFWPEDLDYKGKRTVVIGSGATAVTIIPAMVKEGAGHVTMLQRSPTWFVSRPAKDRIANTLRKFLPNRVAYGLTRFKNINMQQYFFNLTQRKPEKVSKKLLELTTERLPAGYDVATHFTPRYRPWEQRLCLVPDADLFEAIKSGKAEVVTDHIERFDETGIVLKSGRHLDADIIVTATGLKMEIMSGVEIVVDGENRHVSQSFSYKGCMYSDIPNLASSFGYSNASWTLKADLISEYVCRLLNHMRETGTDICVAEPHGVKETGEGMMNLSSGYVQRAKDRVPKQGDIDPWIVYHNYSLDKKLMRYGKLEDGAMHFYKAKGVAQSVAAEPMAIAAE, from the coding sequence ATGGAAAGTCTTGACGTCCTGATCGTCGGCGCAGGCATTTCCGGCATTGGCGGCGCGGTACACCTGTCTAAGAACTGCCCTGATCGCAGTTATGCGATTCTGGAAGGTCGGGATTCAATTGGTGGGACTTGGGACCTTTTCCGCTACCCGGGGATCCGGTCGGATTCCGACATGCACACACTCGGCTTTTCCTTCAAGCCATGGACGCACGAGAAGTCGATTGCAGATGCGCCAGCGATCCTTGACTATCTGCGTGAAACTGCCCGGGAATACGGCATCGAGAAGCTGATCCGTTATAATCACCGCGTCACGCGCATCGAATGGGACAGCGCGGTTGCGCGCTGGACTGTGACCGTCCGAAAGGATGGCAAGGATACGGTGCAGATGCAGTGCCGCTTCCTTTACATGTGCACCGGCTACTATAGCTACACCGACCCCTATCAGCCCGAATTTTCCGGGCGGGACACGTTCAAGGGGCCGGTTTTCCATCCGCAGTTCTGGCCCGAAGATCTGGACTACAAGGGCAAACGCACTGTCGTTATCGGGAGCGGTGCGACGGCCGTGACAATCATTCCAGCAATGGTGAAGGAAGGCGCCGGCCATGTGACGATGTTGCAGCGCTCCCCAACCTGGTTCGTTTCCCGACCTGCGAAAGACAGGATAGCAAATACGCTGCGCAAGTTCCTGCCAAATCGTGTCGCCTACGGGCTTACACGCTTCAAGAACATCAACATGCAGCAGTATTTCTTCAATCTGACCCAGAGAAAGCCTGAAAAAGTCAGCAAGAAGCTGCTCGAGTTGACGACGGAAAGACTGCCAGCCGGCTATGATGTCGCGACACATTTCACGCCGCGCTACAGGCCTTGGGAACAAAGGCTTTGCCTGGTACCGGACGCAGATCTTTTTGAAGCGATCAAGAGCGGAAAGGCCGAAGTGGTCACCGATCATATCGAGCGTTTTGACGAGACAGGCATTGTCCTCAAATCGGGTAGGCATCTCGACGCTGACATCATCGTTACGGCAACGGGCCTGAAGATGGAAATCATGAGCGGAGTCGAAATAGTTGTTGACGGGGAGAACCGACACGTCAGCCAATCGTTCAGCTATAAAGGTTGCATGTACTCCGACATTCCAAACCTTGCATCGTCATTTGGATACTCCAATGCAAGCTGGACGTTGAAGGCGGACCTGATCAGCGAATATGTCTGCCGGCTGCTGAATCACATGCGCGAAACCGGAACCGACATCTGTGTGGCTGAACCACATGGAGTCAAGGAAACCGGCGAAGGCATGATGAACCTGTCATCCGGTTATGTGCAACGTGCAAAGGACCGTGTGCCCAAGCAAGGCGATATCGATCCGTGGATTGTCTACCACAACTATTCACTGGACAAGAAGTTGATGCGCTATGGCAAGCTTGAGGACGGCGCGATGCATTTCTACAAAGCGAAGGGTGTTGCCCAGAGCGTCGCGGCCGAACCTATGGCCATCGCTGCGGAATAA
- a CDS encoding DNA-directed RNA polymerase subunit alpha translates to MAVNTRNWQELKKPDTLEKKTGGDAGRKASFIAEPLERGFGLTLGNALRRVLLSSLQGAAVTSVKIENVLHEFSSLAGVREDVTDMVLNIKQIAIRMQGEGAKRLQLSATGPAEVTAGMIAVSGDIEIMNPDHVICHLDQGASLNMELTVDTGKGYVPAAANRPADAPIGLIPVDALYSPVRQVAYKVENTRVGQELDYDKLTLTIETDGTVTPDDALAYAARILQDQLQLFVHFDEALAQSSQLIGLAAPAPSESSSDSNSINRYLLKKVDELELSVRSANCLKNDNIIYIGDLVQKTEAEMLRTPNFGRKSLNEIKEVLSSMGLRLGMDIPGWPPENIEEMAKKLEQELLG, encoded by the coding sequence GTGGCAGTCAACACCCGGAACTGGCAGGAACTCAAGAAACCCGACACGCTCGAAAAGAAGACGGGCGGTGATGCAGGACGCAAGGCGAGCTTTATCGCCGAACCTCTCGAGCGCGGCTTCGGCCTGACGCTTGGAAACGCTCTGCGTCGCGTGCTTTTGTCGTCGCTTCAAGGCGCGGCGGTCACTTCGGTGAAAATCGAAAATGTCCTTCACGAATTCTCGTCGCTTGCCGGCGTGCGTGAAGACGTGACCGACATGGTGCTTAACATCAAGCAGATTGCAATCCGCATGCAGGGCGAAGGCGCAAAGCGTCTGCAACTCTCGGCAACCGGCCCCGCTGAAGTGACGGCAGGCATGATTGCTGTTTCTGGCGATATCGAGATCATGAATCCCGATCATGTGATTTGTCACCTTGATCAGGGCGCATCACTCAACATGGAACTGACGGTGGACACCGGCAAGGGCTACGTCCCTGCTGCTGCCAACCGTCCGGCGGATGCTCCGATTGGCCTTATTCCGGTCGATGCCTTGTATTCGCCTGTTCGCCAGGTTGCCTACAAGGTTGAAAACACGCGCGTCGGGCAGGAGCTTGATTATGATAAGCTCACGCTCACGATCGAGACGGATGGCACTGTGACGCCCGACGATGCGCTCGCCTATGCCGCGCGCATCCTGCAGGACCAGCTTCAGCTATTCGTCCATTTCGACGAAGCATTGGCTCAGTCCTCGCAGCTCATCGGTCTTGCCGCACCTGCGCCTTCGGAGTCCTCAAGCGACAGCAACAGCATCAATCGCTACCTCCTCAAGAAGGTGGACGAGTTGGAGCTGAGTGTCCGTTCGGCGAATTGCCTCAAGAACGACAACATTATCTACATTGGCGATCTGGTTCAGAAGACCGAAGCGGAAATGCTTCGCACACCGAACTTTGGCCGCAAGTCGTTGAACGAAATCAAGGAAGTGCTCTCCAGCATGGGTCTGCGGCTCGGCATGGACATTCCTGGCTGGCCGCCTGAGAATATTGAGGAAATGGCCAAGAAGCTCGAGCAGGAACTGCTCGGCTAA
- a CDS encoding VOC family protein, translated as MSASRHGGFHHIDLNVSDLKAARRVYGILLEFLGYQMVKDDDQGCEWDFAGVDGRASFGLRLADPQWINHVHRRYAPGLHHLAWRAESREQVDAFHRILISRGVPVLDAPAEYPEYSQSYYAVFFEDPDGIKLELLHEG; from the coding sequence ATGTCAGCCTCTCGTCACGGCGGATTCCACCATATTGACTTGAATGTGAGTGACCTGAAGGCTGCACGTCGCGTCTATGGCATCTTGCTTGAATTTCTAGGCTACCAAATGGTCAAGGATGACGACCAAGGCTGCGAATGGGACTTTGCTGGCGTCGACGGACGGGCGTCCTTTGGGCTGAGGTTGGCTGATCCGCAATGGATCAACCACGTACACAGGCGTTATGCCCCTGGCCTTCACCACTTGGCTTGGCGCGCAGAAAGCCGGGAGCAAGTCGATGCATTCCACCGGATTTTGATTTCAAGAGGGGTTCCCGTCCTCGATGCTCCAGCTGAATATCCGGAATATTCTCAGAGCTATTATGCAGTATTTTTTGAGGATCCTGACGGGATAAAGCTGGAACTTCTCCACGAAGGTTGA
- a CDS encoding PaaI family thioesterase encodes MSSNLADTMPFSKLMGIHIVQAEKSRIEGELTVRSDLCTAGSIMHGGAIMAFADALGAIGAFLNLPEGAKGTTTIESKTNFLGAAPQGETVTAIATPVSIGRRLSVWQTHITRSDGKAVALVTQTQMVL; translated from the coding sequence ATGTCCAGCAACCTCGCGGATACGATGCCATTCTCGAAATTGATGGGTATCCATATCGTTCAAGCAGAAAAATCGCGGATTGAAGGTGAACTGACCGTCCGGTCCGATCTCTGTACGGCGGGCAGCATCATGCATGGAGGAGCCATCATGGCATTTGCCGATGCGCTTGGGGCCATAGGCGCCTTCCTGAACCTTCCTGAAGGTGCAAAGGGAACAACGACGATCGAAAGCAAGACCAACTTCCTGGGGGCGGCGCCACAAGGTGAAACGGTCACAGCCATTGCAACGCCCGTTTCGATTGGCCGCCGCCTGTCCGTTTGGCAAACGCATATCACAAGGAGCGACGGCAAAGCAGTTGCATTGGTCACGCAGACGCAGATGGTGCTTTAG